The genomic DNA AGAGCTACGCAGCAGTTCAAGCCGATGCGGCTTCAAAGAACTTATTTGATGAGTTCCGTACAATGCAACTTAGCCTACAACAAAAAATGATGCAAGGCCAAGAAATCACTGAAGAAGACAACCAACAAGCACAAGAAGTTGTAGCTCGCATTCAACAAGATGCTAAAATTACAAAATTAATGGAAACTGAGCAACGCCTAAACGTTGTAATCGGTGACGTTAACAAAATTATCATGAAGCCACTTGAAGAATTATATAGCGCGCAACAACAAGCGTAATAGTGGAAGACGCTCCTAAAGGGGCGTCTTTTTATTGTTTATGACACAGAGAATCGCGTCTTTTACGTATATAAAAGGTGCGATTTTATATTTTCGTTTACACGCATTTGGATTGCGGTGTCTATAAACGCTCGATTGATTCAGCTAATAATCAGTGTTTTTTCATCGCCACTCACTGTTTATTATTTGAAATTTATATGAATATAGAGCATATTGAGGGAATTCTCTTTCAGCCATCTCCTATCTATTTCGTAGAGGCGCATTAGTATTTCGGTGAAACAATT from Bacillus cereus G9842 includes the following:
- a CDS encoding YlbF/YmcA family competence regulator; protein product: MTKNIHDVAYELQKAIAENEDFKTLKESYAAVQADAASKNLFDEFRTMQLSLQQKMMQGQEITEEDNQQAQEVVARIQQDAKITKLMETEQRLNVVIGDVNKIIMKPLEELYSAQQQA